Proteins encoded in a region of the Streptomyces sp. NBC_00258 genome:
- a CDS encoding alpha/beta fold hydrolase, whose translation MQLNTRTWGSGDKSAVLVHGIMSDSRTWRRVGPALAERGYRVVAVDLRGHGASPRGEYSPALFARDLVDTLTGRADVAIGHSLGGLALSLAIDRLRPRRAVYCDPVWATSAPDRRVDAAAFVEGRNATREHIARLNPRWDEADVDIELATLADWDPDTAHFLGGRPLLGFLPTQPVVPSLVQLADPSFLIGPEDATHLRASHFEVRTVPGAGHTIHRDDFDGFMKSLEGWI comes from the coding sequence GTGCAGCTCAACACCCGTACGTGGGGATCCGGCGACAAGAGTGCCGTACTCGTCCACGGCATCATGTCCGACTCCCGCACCTGGCGCCGGGTCGGACCGGCGCTCGCCGAGCGCGGGTACCGGGTGGTCGCGGTGGATCTGCGCGGGCACGGTGCGTCGCCTCGCGGCGAGTACAGCCCCGCGCTCTTCGCCCGCGACCTCGTGGACACCCTGACCGGGCGGGCCGACGTGGCCATCGGGCATTCCCTGGGCGGACTCGCGCTGTCGCTGGCCATCGACCGGCTGCGGCCGCGTCGCGCGGTGTACTGCGACCCGGTCTGGGCGACGTCCGCGCCCGACCGGCGGGTGGACGCGGCCGCGTTCGTCGAGGGCAGGAACGCGACCCGCGAGCACATCGCCCGGCTCAACCCCCGCTGGGACGAGGCCGATGTGGACATCGAACTCGCCACACTCGCGGACTGGGATCCCGACACGGCCCACTTCCTCGGCGGCCGCCCCCTGCTCGGCTTCCTCCCCACCCAGCCGGTGGTCCCCTCACTCGTCCAACTCGCCGACCCGAGCTTCCTCATCGGCCCCGAGGACGCCACCCACCTACGCGCGAGCCATTTCGAGGTCCGAACGGTCCCCGGCGCGGGCCACACCATCCACCGCGACGACTTCGACGGCTTCATGAAGTCGCTGGAGGGCTGGATCTGA
- a CDS encoding FAD-binding oxidoreductase, whose translation MSVTPAQAARQELTQFKGQLIGPDDSGYEEASPVYNAMIVRRPALVARCTSAEDVTHAVGFARAHDLPLAVRGGGHHGAGLGTCDDGVVVDLSPLKDIEVDPEARTVRVGGGCVWGEVDRATNAHGLATPSGIISTTGVGGLTLGGGLGHLTRKCGLAIDNLLEAEVVLADGRGVRASADENPDLFWAIRGGGGNFGVVTSFLFRLHEVSTVVAGPTFWPVEQCAEVLAAYRDFIPHAPRELNGFFLIGAVPPAPPFPEELHGRKACGVVWCYAGEDADAAARAMAPLLDALPEPMLHGPAPMPHPMIQGAFDGLYPPGDQWYWRADFVNEIPAEAIDLHAKFGAELPTMKSTMHLYPIDGAVHDHAPTDTAWSYRDARWASVFAGVDPDPANADDIKRWTVDYFEALHPYSAGGAYVNMMMDEGQERVRASYRDNYARLARIKAEYDPGNLFRLNQNIEPAARP comes from the coding sequence ATGTCCGTCACACCCGCACAAGCGGCCCGGCAGGAACTCACCCAGTTCAAGGGACAGTTGATCGGGCCGGACGACTCCGGCTACGAAGAGGCCAGTCCCGTCTACAACGCGATGATCGTGCGTCGGCCCGCCCTGGTGGCGCGCTGTACGAGCGCCGAGGACGTCACGCACGCCGTCGGCTTCGCCCGCGCCCACGATCTGCCGCTCGCCGTGCGCGGCGGAGGGCACCACGGCGCGGGACTCGGGACCTGCGACGACGGAGTGGTCGTCGACCTGTCCCCGCTCAAGGACATCGAGGTCGACCCCGAGGCCAGGACGGTCCGCGTCGGCGGCGGCTGCGTCTGGGGCGAGGTGGACCGGGCCACCAACGCGCACGGTCTGGCCACCCCGAGCGGCATCATCTCCACGACCGGCGTCGGGGGCCTCACGCTCGGCGGCGGCCTCGGCCATCTCACCCGCAAGTGCGGGCTGGCCATCGACAACCTCCTGGAAGCCGAGGTCGTCCTGGCCGACGGCCGCGGCGTGCGCGCGAGCGCCGACGAGAACCCCGACCTGTTCTGGGCGATCCGCGGCGGAGGCGGCAACTTCGGCGTCGTCACCTCGTTCCTGTTCCGGCTGCACGAGGTGAGCACGGTCGTCGCGGGTCCCACGTTCTGGCCCGTCGAACAGTGCGCCGAAGTACTCGCCGCCTACCGCGACTTCATCCCGCACGCGCCCCGTGAACTGAACGGCTTCTTCCTGATCGGCGCGGTCCCGCCCGCACCGCCGTTCCCCGAGGAGCTCCATGGGCGCAAGGCCTGTGGTGTCGTGTGGTGCTACGCCGGGGAGGACGCGGACGCGGCGGCGCGCGCGATGGCGCCCCTGCTCGACGCCCTGCCGGAGCCGATGCTGCACGGCCCCGCGCCGATGCCGCACCCCATGATCCAGGGTGCCTTCGACGGCCTCTACCCGCCCGGCGACCAGTGGTACTGGCGTGCCGACTTCGTCAACGAGATCCCCGCCGAGGCGATCGACCTGCACGCCAAGTTCGGCGCCGAACTGCCGACCATGAAGTCGACCATGCACCTGTACCCGATCGACGGCGCCGTCCACGACCACGCGCCGACGGACACCGCCTGGAGCTACCGCGACGCACGCTGGGCCTCCGTCTTCGCGGGCGTGGACCCCGACCCGGCCAACGCCGACGACATCAAGCGGTGGACCGTCGACTACTTCGAGGCCCTCCACCCGTACTCGGCGGGCGGCGCCTACGTGAACATGATGATGGACGAGGGCCAGGAGCGCGTACGCGCCAGCTACCGCGACAACTACGCCCGGCTGGCCCGGATCAAGGCCGAGTACGACCCGGGCAACCTCTTCCGGCTCAACCAGAACATCGAGCCGGCCGCGAGGCCCTGA
- a CDS encoding SAM-dependent methyltransferase produces MADGQSIPDRDALSKIDTTVPHSARIWNYWMGGKDNYEVDREAGDAYSEIAPNIEAMARASRGYLIRTVTLVAGELGIRQFLDIGTGLPTYDNTHQVAQRVAPESRIVYVDNDPLVLRHAQALLTSTPEGVTDYIDADLHEPEKIIEAASKILDFSKPVALMLMGILGHIQDYEEARSIVRRLQAALPPGSYFVHYDSTDTDAELKRAQEGYDDTGAVPYVLRSPREISVYYDGLELLDPGIVSCPLWRPEPGSTPEATDVYGGVARKS; encoded by the coding sequence ATGGCAGACGGCCAGTCCATCCCCGACCGGGACGCTTTGTCCAAGATCGACACCACGGTGCCGCATTCGGCCCGCATCTGGAACTACTGGATGGGCGGCAAGGACAACTACGAGGTCGACCGGGAGGCGGGTGACGCCTACAGCGAGATCGCCCCGAACATCGAGGCGATGGCCCGCGCCTCCCGCGGCTATCTGATCCGTACCGTGACGTTGGTCGCCGGTGAGCTGGGCATCCGCCAGTTCCTGGACATCGGCACGGGCCTGCCCACGTACGACAACACCCACCAGGTCGCCCAGCGCGTGGCGCCCGAGTCGCGGATCGTCTACGTGGACAACGATCCGCTGGTGCTGCGGCACGCCCAGGCGCTGCTCACCAGCACCCCCGAGGGTGTCACCGACTACATCGACGCGGACCTGCACGAGCCCGAGAAGATCATCGAGGCCGCGAGCAAGATCCTCGACTTCAGCAAGCCCGTCGCGCTGATGCTGATGGGCATCCTGGGCCACATCCAGGACTACGAAGAGGCCCGGTCGATCGTCCGCCGTCTCCAGGCCGCTCTGCCGCCGGGCAGCTACTTCGTGCACTACGACAGCACCGACACGGACGCCGAGCTCAAGCGGGCCCAGGAGGGCTACGACGACACCGGCGCCGTCCCGTACGTGCTGCGCAGCCCGCGGGAGATCTCCGTCTACTACGACGGTCTCGAACTGCTGGACCCCGGCATCGTCTCCTGCCCGCTGTGGCGCCCCGAGCCGGGCAGCACTCCGGAGGCGACGGACGTGTACGGGGGCGTCGCCCGCAAGTCCTGA
- a CDS encoding aldo/keto reductase, translating to MKRNRLGRTAVEVTELGFGGGPLGGLFEPLDDTTAAGALAEAWDSGIRYFDTSPHYGIGHSERRVGELLRTRPRGEFTLSTKVGRLLVPQDPAGRKDESFEVPATHRRVWDFSRDGIRRSVEDSLTRMGVDRIDVLFLHDAESHFETALRDGCPALAELRAEGVVGAIGAGMYHPGMLTRLVEETDVDVVMLSGRYTLLDHSALDDLLPACAARDVSVLAASVFNSGLLATPRPTSEARFDYAPASQALLQRAHRIADICETHGVTLPQAAMAFPLLHSTIAGIVVGMRTAEEVRSNIASLATNVPQPLWDDLRADGLLDERAPTKG from the coding sequence ATGAAGAGGAACCGGCTCGGACGTACCGCCGTGGAGGTCACGGAGCTGGGGTTCGGGGGCGGGCCGCTGGGCGGGCTCTTCGAGCCGCTCGACGACACGACCGCGGCGGGGGCGCTGGCGGAGGCCTGGGACAGCGGCATCCGCTACTTCGACACCTCGCCGCACTACGGCATCGGCCACTCCGAGCGGCGCGTGGGTGAGCTGCTGCGGACGAGGCCGCGCGGGGAGTTCACGCTGTCGACGAAGGTCGGCCGGCTGCTCGTGCCACAGGATCCGGCGGGGCGGAAGGACGAGAGTTTCGAGGTGCCCGCGACGCACCGCCGGGTGTGGGACTTCTCGCGGGACGGGATCCGTCGCAGCGTGGAGGACTCCCTCACCCGTATGGGCGTCGACCGGATCGACGTGCTGTTCCTCCATGACGCCGAGTCCCACTTCGAGACCGCGCTGCGTGACGGCTGCCCGGCGCTCGCCGAGCTGCGCGCCGAGGGGGTCGTCGGTGCGATCGGCGCGGGCATGTACCACCCCGGAATGCTGACCCGGCTCGTCGAGGAGACCGACGTCGACGTGGTGATGCTCTCCGGCCGCTACACCCTCCTCGACCACAGTGCCCTCGACGACCTCCTCCCCGCCTGCGCGGCCCGCGACGTCTCGGTCCTGGCGGCCTCCGTCTTCAACTCCGGCCTCCTGGCCACCCCGCGCCCCACCTCCGAGGCCCGCTTCGACTACGCCCCCGCCTCGCAGGCCCTCCTCCAGCGCGCCCACCGCATCGCCGACATCTGCGAAACCCACGGTGTGACCCTCCCCCAGGCCGCCATGGCCTTCCCCCTCCTCCACTCCACGATCGCGGGCATCGTGGTGGGCATGCGCACGGCCGAAGAGGTACGCAGCAACATCGCGTCCCTCGCCACGAACGTCCCGCAGCCCCTGTGGGACGACCTCCGCGCGGATGGCCTCTTGGACGAACGGGCTCCTACGAAGGGGTAG
- a CDS encoding ATP-binding protein codes for MDWGILERDDELDRLAAAARDAADGAGSVTLVFGEAGIGKSSLVKAMPAVLPEKARVLVGECDDLATRRPLGPFRDLVGSVGAELARALTVGGDRPRVYDALRAELTAAPHPAVLVIEDVHWADEASLDALRFLVHRVERLPALLVLTYRDDELDRRHPLHHLLGQVSRAERVHRLPLSRLSAGAVRELSSVSRLDPAEVYEVTSGNPFFVAEVVAAGGTGGVPPTVVDAVLARLRGLDDRTRDALEQLAVVPSAVERSLVDTLFTDGVAELAAAEQRGLLTVTPERAGFRHELIRRAVADSLPAARRIELNRHILAALVAKPGSDPARVVHHAAEAGDQEAIARYGPDAARDASSAGAHREAAAHLRLVLRQRDRFEATELADLLERYAVESYTIADSAAAVDAERDAVALRRFLGDTRALGADLRWLSRIHWWAGNADEAQRAAREAIAVLEDAGDDRLLALALSNTSQLHMLSERSALAIDFGERAIALARRTGDDAILAHALNNVGSARWRSGDPLGRAQLEESLKVALAAGEVEHACRSYANLIWTLLQRLEFTEADRYLAPGMALADRAEHVGFLSYLHVATALRRFAAGAWDDAERHAEIGAHDFVPARCPALTVLARVRVRRGRDGGEQLLDEAWQIAVRARELQRTGPVAVARAEAAWLRGDHAAVIAVAGEVFEEARRLSAMPHVAELGYWLTKAGSPVPADGWDHPYALQTAGRWREAAEVWRAAGCPYEDAAALAESPDPDDKLTALAGLDALGAEPLARLVRGELRRLGVRHIPRGPLAATRDNPAGLTERQLQVMRLLAQGLTNPEIAERLVVSVRTVDNHVSAVLDKLGARSRRQATARATELGLVPGRET; via the coding sequence GTGGATTGGGGGATCCTCGAACGAGACGACGAGCTGGATCGTCTGGCCGCCGCCGCGCGGGACGCGGCGGACGGAGCCGGTTCGGTGACGCTCGTCTTCGGCGAGGCGGGTATCGGCAAGTCGAGCCTGGTGAAGGCCATGCCTGCCGTGCTGCCCGAGAAGGCGCGCGTCCTGGTGGGGGAGTGCGACGACCTCGCGACGCGACGGCCGCTCGGCCCCTTCCGCGACCTCGTCGGCAGCGTCGGTGCCGAACTGGCCCGGGCCCTCACGGTGGGCGGTGACCGGCCCCGGGTGTACGACGCCCTGCGGGCGGAGCTGACCGCGGCTCCGCATCCGGCGGTCCTCGTCATCGAGGACGTGCACTGGGCCGACGAGGCCTCGCTCGACGCCCTGCGGTTCCTGGTGCACCGGGTGGAACGCCTCCCGGCCCTCCTGGTCCTCACCTACCGGGACGACGAACTGGACCGCCGCCACCCCCTGCACCACCTCCTGGGTCAGGTCTCCCGGGCCGAACGCGTGCACCGCCTCCCGCTGTCCCGCCTCTCCGCGGGCGCCGTGCGGGAGCTGAGCTCGGTGAGCCGCCTGGATCCGGCGGAGGTGTACGAGGTGACCTCGGGCAACCCGTTCTTCGTCGCCGAGGTCGTGGCGGCCGGCGGCACCGGCGGGGTCCCGCCGACCGTGGTCGACGCCGTCCTCGCCCGGCTGCGAGGCCTGGACGACCGCACCCGCGACGCCCTGGAACAGCTCGCCGTGGTCCCGTCCGCCGTCGAACGGTCCCTGGTCGACACGCTGTTCACGGACGGCGTGGCCGAACTGGCCGCCGCCGAACAGCGCGGACTGCTCACCGTGACCCCCGAACGGGCCGGTTTCCGGCACGAGTTGATCCGCAGGGCCGTCGCCGACTCGCTGCCCGCCGCACGGCGTATCGAACTCAACCGCCACATCCTCGCCGCGCTCGTAGCCAAGCCCGGCTCCGACCCGGCCCGCGTCGTCCACCACGCGGCGGAAGCCGGCGACCAGGAGGCCATCGCGCGGTACGGCCCCGACGCCGCCCGGGACGCCTCAAGTGCCGGTGCGCACCGGGAGGCCGCCGCCCATCTGCGGCTCGTCCTGCGACAGCGCGACCGGTTCGAGGCCACCGAACTGGCCGACCTGCTGGAGCGGTACGCCGTGGAGAGCTACACCATCGCCGACTCCGCGGCCGCCGTGGACGCCGAACGGGACGCGGTCGCGCTGCGGCGGTTCCTCGGCGACACCCGGGCGCTCGGCGCCGACCTGCGCTGGCTGTCCCGTATCCACTGGTGGGCGGGCAACGCCGACGAGGCACAGCGTGCCGCGCGCGAGGCCATCGCCGTCCTGGAGGACGCGGGCGACGACCGGCTGCTCGCGCTCGCCCTCAGCAACACCTCCCAGCTCCACATGCTCTCCGAACGCAGCGCCCTGGCCATCGACTTCGGCGAGCGCGCCATCGCACTGGCCCGCCGCACCGGGGACGACGCGATCCTCGCGCACGCCCTCAACAACGTCGGCTCCGCCCGCTGGCGCTCCGGCGACCCGCTCGGCCGCGCCCAACTGGAGGAGAGCCTGAAGGTCGCGCTGGCCGCGGGCGAGGTCGAGCACGCCTGCCGGTCGTACGCCAACCTCATCTGGACGCTGCTCCAACGCCTCGAGTTCACCGAGGCCGACCGCTACCTGGCACCCGGTATGGCGCTGGCGGACCGGGCGGAACACGTCGGCTTCCTCAGCTATCTCCATGTCGCGACGGCGCTGCGCCGGTTCGCCGCCGGGGCCTGGGACGACGCGGAGCGGCACGCCGAGATCGGCGCCCACGACTTCGTGCCCGCCCGCTGCCCCGCACTGACCGTGCTGGCGCGGGTACGCGTCCGCCGCGGCCGGGACGGCGGGGAGCAACTGCTCGACGAGGCCTGGCAAATCGCCGTGCGCGCCCGTGAACTGCAGCGCACCGGGCCGGTCGCGGTCGCCCGGGCGGAGGCGGCCTGGCTCCGGGGCGATCACGCGGCGGTGATCGCGGTCGCCGGTGAGGTCTTCGAGGAGGCGCGCCGCCTGTCCGCCATGCCGCACGTGGCCGAACTCGGCTACTGGCTCACCAAGGCGGGCAGCCCCGTACCGGCGGACGGCTGGGACCATCCGTACGCGCTCCAGACCGCCGGACGGTGGCGCGAGGCGGCCGAGGTCTGGCGCGCGGCCGGCTGCCCGTACGAGGATGCCGCCGCCCTCGCCGAGAGCCCGGACCCGGACGACAAGCTCACGGCCCTCGCCGGTCTGGACGCGCTCGGCGCGGAGCCCCTGGCCCGCCTGGTCCGCGGCGAACTGCGACGGCTCGGCGTGCGCCACATCCCGCGCGGCCCGCTCGCCGCGACGCGCGACAACCCCGCGGGCCTCACCGAGCGCCAGCTCCAGGTGATGCGACTGCTGGCCCAGGGGCTGACCAACCCCGAGATCGCCGAGCGGCTCGTGGTCTCGGTCCGTACGGTCGACAACCACGTCTCCGCCGTACTGGACAAGCTCGGTGCCCGCTCCCGGCGCCAGGCCACCGCCCGCGCCACGGAGCTGGGGCTGGTGCCCGGACGCGAGACCTAG
- a CDS encoding family 78 glycoside hydrolase catalytic domain, giving the protein MTKGWNRRAFLRTSVAGAGASAALGSGAVETAAASAGTAADASGAGRLRIERTTVEYAETLLGTEVEKPRLTWELAAEGRGARQTAYQVRVALSKKGLRQERRTVWDSGRVTSDRTVGIAYDGPALQPRTRYHWHVRVWDGEGRPSAWSAPRWWETTLSKDAWKGVWIGAAAAPEPPTFDGASWIWSPGSTSNDAPAGPRWFRGALTPPAGAEVRKATLLATADDDFTLYLGGERVAHQPEQTDAWRQGHLVDVTEQVRAAGSGPIAVAALATNRGNASVNPGGLLVRLIVETGSDTVELVTDEGWRCAENEQEGWQRPEFDDSGWPEAAVLAAYGQGPWGNGVSITATEQPAPLLRHEFAVPKPVARARLYISGLAYYDAEINGRRVGRQVLDPGFTDYDETVLYAVHDVTDLLRRGTNAIGVTLGRGFFGMTTPNVWNWHRPPWHGEPRLLGQLEIDHPDGSRTTVATDGRWRITDGPTLSNSLYAGESYDARKAPGAAWSRPGFDDSGWQEVQRQAAPKGTLHAQPHDPIEVVETVRPVAVEELSEGVYVVDMGRTMAGWTRLTVRAGAGTTVRMIHGEKLKSDGSVHAETGHVPGRFQTDEYVCAGGGADEVWEPKFSYKGFRYVQISGLPAKPKPSQVLGRVVHTRVAETGTFACSEPFYERLEGAMRRTVLNNLHGIPTDTPMYEKNGWTGDAQLGAPVMTYALGVHRFLSKWLGDLKDSQNADGQLPVIVPSGGWGYGDLGPSPEWTTVYPFLLREMYRVYGDERLARDHWAPLTRYLDWEISRLKDGLAVTALGDYLPPGYGGNPPEDTRLTATAYLHRALTDTAELADLLRDAEVADRYRKAADGLKAAFNAAFLGPDGHYRTAKDPGYRQTNNCIPLAFGLVPPGARATVVDSLLADIKQRGNHLNTGALGTSVLLRQLSAQGHPEVAHAIATQRTYPSWGYWFENGADTMWEMWPLDSRSRDHYFQGTVVQWLYENVAGLRPGDAGYRTFTVRPDGRTGVNWARTSVRTVRGEASAAWSVVDGSTRLSVRVPVGSTAEVCVPAESRSAVKAPGGAGFVRVEPGFVVYEVAHGGWEFVARGRAAE; this is encoded by the coding sequence ATGACCAAGGGTTGGAACCGCCGCGCCTTCCTCCGCACCTCCGTCGCCGGAGCGGGCGCCTCCGCCGCTCTGGGTTCCGGGGCCGTCGAGACCGCCGCCGCGTCGGCGGGAACGGCCGCCGACGCCTCGGGGGCCGGCCGGCTGCGGATCGAGCGCACGACCGTCGAGTACGCCGAGACACTGCTCGGCACCGAGGTCGAAAAGCCCAGACTGACCTGGGAGTTGGCCGCCGAGGGGCGCGGGGCCCGGCAGACCGCGTACCAGGTGAGAGTGGCGCTGAGCAAGAAGGGCCTGCGCCAGGAGCGGCGCACGGTCTGGGACTCGGGGCGGGTCACCTCGGACCGGACCGTCGGTATCGCCTACGACGGCCCGGCTCTCCAGCCGCGCACCCGTTACCACTGGCACGTCAGGGTGTGGGACGGCGAGGGCCGGCCGTCGGCGTGGAGTGCGCCCCGCTGGTGGGAGACAACGTTGTCCAAGGATGCCTGGAAGGGGGTCTGGATCGGTGCGGCCGCCGCGCCGGAGCCGCCGACGTTCGACGGCGCGTCCTGGATCTGGTCACCCGGCTCGACCTCCAACGACGCGCCCGCCGGGCCCCGTTGGTTCCGGGGCGCGCTGACACCGCCCGCGGGCGCGGAGGTCCGGAAGGCGACGCTGCTCGCCACGGCCGACGACGACTTCACCCTGTATCTCGGCGGCGAGCGGGTGGCGCACCAGCCCGAGCAGACCGATGCCTGGCGGCAGGGCCATCTCGTCGACGTCACCGAGCAGGTACGTGCCGCCGGGTCCGGGCCGATCGCGGTCGCCGCCCTGGCGACGAACCGCGGCAACGCCTCCGTCAACCCCGGAGGACTGCTCGTACGGCTCATCGTGGAGACCGGATCGGACACGGTCGAACTGGTCACGGACGAGGGGTGGCGCTGTGCCGAGAATGAGCAAGAAGGCTGGCAGCGGCCGGAGTTCGACGACAGCGGGTGGCCCGAGGCGGCCGTACTCGCGGCGTACGGACAAGGCCCCTGGGGCAACGGTGTGTCGATCACGGCGACCGAGCAGCCGGCTCCGCTGCTGCGACACGAGTTCGCCGTCCCGAAGCCCGTGGCCCGCGCTCGCCTCTACATCAGCGGACTCGCCTACTACGACGCCGAGATCAACGGCAGACGCGTCGGCCGTCAGGTCCTCGACCCGGGCTTCACCGACTACGACGAGACCGTGCTGTACGCGGTGCACGACGTGACGGACCTCCTCCGCCGGGGCACCAACGCGATCGGGGTGACCCTCGGCCGCGGCTTCTTCGGCATGACGACACCGAACGTGTGGAACTGGCACCGCCCTCCGTGGCACGGCGAGCCGCGGCTCCTCGGCCAGTTGGAGATCGACCACCCCGACGGTTCCCGCACCACGGTCGCCACGGACGGCCGGTGGCGGATCACCGATGGCCCGACCCTCTCCAACTCCCTGTACGCGGGCGAGAGTTACGACGCGCGCAAGGCACCCGGAGCGGCCTGGTCCCGCCCCGGATTCGACGACAGCGGCTGGCAGGAGGTCCAGCGGCAGGCGGCCCCTAAAGGCACCCTTCACGCACAGCCGCACGACCCGATCGAGGTCGTCGAGACCGTACGCCCGGTCGCCGTCGAGGAGTTGAGCGAGGGCGTGTACGTCGTCGACATGGGCCGCACGATGGCCGGCTGGACGCGGCTGACCGTGCGGGCCGGCGCCGGGACGACCGTACGCATGATCCACGGAGAGAAGCTGAAGTCCGACGGGAGCGTCCACGCCGAGACCGGGCACGTGCCGGGCCGGTTCCAGACCGACGAGTACGTGTGCGCGGGCGGCGGCGCCGACGAGGTGTGGGAGCCCAAGTTCTCGTACAAGGGCTTCCGTTACGTGCAGATCAGCGGGCTGCCCGCGAAGCCCAAGCCGTCGCAGGTGCTGGGCCGGGTCGTCCATACGCGCGTGGCGGAGACGGGTACGTTCGCCTGCTCCGAGCCGTTCTACGAGCGGCTGGAGGGGGCGATGCGGCGCACGGTCCTCAACAACCTGCACGGCATTCCGACGGACACGCCGATGTACGAGAAGAACGGCTGGACCGGTGACGCGCAGCTGGGCGCGCCCGTCATGACGTACGCGCTCGGAGTGCACCGCTTCCTCTCGAAGTGGCTCGGTGACCTGAAGGACAGTCAGAACGCCGACGGGCAGCTGCCGGTGATCGTCCCGAGCGGCGGCTGGGGCTACGGCGATCTCGGTCCTTCGCCCGAGTGGACGACGGTGTACCCCTTCCTGCTGCGGGAGATGTACCGCGTCTACGGGGACGAGCGGCTGGCCCGTGACCACTGGGCGCCGCTGACGCGCTATCTGGACTGGGAGATCTCCCGGCTGAAGGACGGGCTCGCGGTGACCGCCCTGGGCGACTATCTGCCGCCGGGGTACGGCGGCAACCCGCCCGAGGACACCCGGCTGACCGCGACGGCGTATCTGCACCGGGCACTCACGGACACGGCGGAACTGGCGGATCTGCTGCGCGACGCGGAGGTCGCCGACCGTTATCGCAAGGCCGCCGACGGGCTCAAGGCGGCGTTCAACGCGGCCTTCCTGGGACCGGACGGGCACTACCGCACGGCGAAGGACCCCGGCTACCGCCAGACCAACAACTGCATTCCGCTCGCCTTCGGGCTGGTCCCGCCGGGCGCTCGGGCCACGGTCGTCGACTCCCTCCTCGCCGACATCAAGCAGCGCGGGAACCATCTCAACACCGGTGCGCTCGGGACGAGTGTGCTGTTGCGGCAGCTGTCCGCGCAGGGCCATCCCGAGGTGGCCCATGCGATCGCCACTCAGCGCACGTACCCGAGTTGGGGCTACTGGTTCGAGAACGGCGCCGACACCATGTGGGAGATGTGGCCGCTCGACTCGCGCTCCCGCGACCACTACTTCCAGGGCACGGTCGTGCAGTGGCTGTACGAGAACGTGGCCGGACTGCGTCCCGGAGACGCGGGCTACCGGACCTTCACGGTCCGCCCGGACGGCCGTACGGGCGTGAACTGGGCCCGTACCTCGGTCCGCACGGTACGTGGAGAGGCCTCGGCGGCGTGGTCGGTCGTGGACGGTTCGACACGGTTGTCGGTGCGGGTGCCGGTGGGTTCGACGGCCGAGGTGTGCGTGCCTGCAGAGAGTCGCTCGGCCGTGAAGGCGCCGGGCGGGGCGGGGTTCGTGCGGGTCGAGCCGGGGTTCGTGGTGTATGAAGTGGCCCACGGCGGCTGGGAGTTCGTGGCCCGGGGCCGGGCCGCCGAGTGA